The proteins below are encoded in one region of Silene latifolia isolate original U9 population chromosome 2, ASM4854445v1, whole genome shotgun sequence:
- the LOC141640727 gene encoding protein FAR1-RELATED SEQUENCE 5-like: MDFELNMPWEDDLDNISLEDVDNNVELQEDGDDQEDVVSFNEFSLDELLYDDGVDGEPVNNGGEDNDEDDVNDEGVGNEEDVIENEVVIDDLHEPPVVEGGYVQKVAKFLKSGYTDNVELDPPAQRMHFVNGDEFGKGVKRYGAGKSEPCFYMYKRVRLCCTRAAKSRKKNIEVSSFKPCQCVIEATLLDDFIVIKHARLDHNHDDLNPANSRHMVGYRVWDEYFKRRALMNDEAGIPIAKNFNTLVREVGGHGNLTASERDLRNMLNQERQRSRIQGDANALEERFIKLKEVDPNFYYAIETDQKGMYKMPFTPFVGVNHHGCTVGLASALISYEDAVSFTWVFRRWLDCIGRAPSVIITDQCRGIGLAVKTVFSNTPHHLYLWHIMRNSFKNLGCFARFREIQADLRDVVYESKDIDDFEASWQIFIDKYGIRRHARSRRCMKKGRHGFRCIEGTCFAQTMLI; the protein is encoded by the exons ATGGATTTCGAGCTTAATATGCCTTGGGAAGACGATCTTGACAATATTAGTTTAGAAGATGTTGATAATAACGTGGAACTTCAAGAGGACGGGGATGATCAAGAGGATGTTGTTAGCTTTAACGAGTTTAGCTTAGATGAATTGTTATATGATGACGGTGTTGATGGTGAACCTGTCAATAATGGAGGTGAAGACAACGATGAGGATGACGTCAACGATGAGGGTGTCGGGAACGAGGAGGATGTCATCGAAAATGAGGTTGTTATAGATGACTTGCATGAACCTCCTGTTGTTGAAGGGGGATATGTGCAGAAGGTCGCTAAGTTCCTAAAAAGCGGATACACCGACAATGTGGAACTTGACCCTCCAGCACAAAGAATGCATTTTGTAAATGGTGATGAGTTTG GAAAAGGGGTAAAGCGATATGGTGCGGGAAAGAGCGAGCCTTGTTTCTACATGTATAAACGGGTCAGATTATGTTGCACAAGGGCGGCTAAATCAAGGAAAAAGAACATCGAAGTTTCCTCATTTAAGCCATGCCAATGTGTCATAGAAGCCACTTTACTAGATGATTTCATCGTCATCAAGCATGCTAGATTGGACCACAATCATGATGATCTCAATCCTGCAAATAGTCGTCATATGGTCGGATACAGGGTATGGGATGAATATTTTAAGAGACGAGCCTTAATGAATGATGAAGCCGGTATCCCAATTGCTAAAAACTTTAACACCTTGGTCAGAGAAGTTGGTGGTCACGGGAATTTAACTGCCAGTGAGCGTGATTTGAGGAACATGCTCAATCAAGAACGACAGCGCAGTAGAATTCAAGGTGATGCTAATGCTCTTGAAGAAAGATTTATTAAGTTGAAAGAAGTCGATCCCAATTTTTACTATGCAATCGAGACGGATCAAAAAGGGAT GTACAAAATGCCGTTTACTCCGTTTGTTGGTGTAAATCATCACGGTTGTACTGTTGGACTTGCATCCGCTTTGATTTCATACGAGGATGCCGTAAGCTTTACTTGGGTGTTTAGGAGATGGTTAGACTGTATAGGTAGAGCTCCTTCAGTTATAATCACCGATCAGTGTAGGGGGATTGGTTTGGCTGTGAAGACCGTATTTTCTAATACGCCACACCATTTGTATCTTTGGCACATAATGCGAAATAGTTTTAAGAATTTGGGGTGCTTTGCTAGGTTCCGGGAAATTCAGGCTGACCTAAGGGATGTGGTTTATGAGAGTAAGGACATCGATGATTTTGAGGCATCTTGGCAAATTTTTATCGATAAATATGGGATACGACGGCATGCTAGATCAAGGAGATGTATGAAAAAAGGGAGACATGGCTTCCGTTGTATTGAAGGCACATGTTTTGCGCAG ACAATGTTAATTTAG
- the LOC141640726 gene encoding protein FAR-RED IMPAIRED RESPONSE 1-like, with translation MSGLMRVTSRSESENSFFDRFLTPHLTLVVFWVCYASALEAQRHNQSKLNSDNKHSEIPQKAKSNLEVHASEIYSHNIFKDFQTELVAALSDCRFKDVEKIDETKIYILTDLQMPNKSWNVAYSPYNMEITCSCSMFQRMGLLCRHCLWILHNQDFQKIPEQYIMQRWTKAAMSKPVFDKDGKLIDVSQKFYDRKSLSTELWKEVYSCVSVAECDDNDMKLLIEKLRDIRLDMISNRSAQMGISAMLFDL, from the exons ATGTCTGGCTTGATGAGGGTTACTTCTAGGTCTGAGAGTGAAAACAGTTTCTTTGACAGGTTCCTCACACCTCATTTGACCCTTGTTGTATTTTGGGTGTGCTATGCGAGTGCCTTGGAAGCACAAAGACACAACCAGTCCAAGTTGAACAGTGACAACAAACACTCTGAAATCCCACAGAAAGCAAAGTCAAACCTTGAAGTACATGCTTCTGAAATATACTCGcacaacattttcaaagactTCCAAACAGAATTGGTTGCAGCTTTGTCTGATTGTCGTTTTAAAGATGTggagaagattgatgagacaaaaatatatattctaacAGACTTGCAGATGCCAAATAAGTCATGGAATGTAGCATATTCACCATATAACATGGAGATTACTTGTTCATGTTCTATGTTTCAGAGAATGGGCTTGTTGTGCAGGCACTGCCTTTGGATTCTACACAACCAAGATTTTCAGAAAATACCAGAACAATACATAATGCAAAGATGGACAAAAGCTGCAATGAGTAAGCCTGTCTTTGATAAAGATGGTAAACTGATAGATGTCTCTCAAAAGTTTTATGACCGGAAAAGTTTGAGTACTGAGTTGTGGAAAGAGGTTTATTCTTGTGTCAGCGTAGCTGAGTGTGATGATAACGACATGAAGCTTTTGATTGAAAAACTGAGAGATATTAGATTGGATATGATTAGTAACAGAAGT GCACAGATGGGAATTTCAGCAAT